One segment of Schistocerca cancellata isolate TAMUIC-IGC-003103 chromosome 2, iqSchCanc2.1, whole genome shotgun sequence DNA contains the following:
- the LOC126144202 gene encoding uncharacterized protein LOC126144202, with the protein MAAKFNWCVPSTKILIEMYKADEALYNVRHPEYKNRLRRLESYKNIAEVISREIRPGCSAEDIKKKINGLRSSYSQEKAKMLESKSGASAQAVYTPQVYWFHLLKFLDKATEADESVSNVEGESGSELGTPTFEEMFEHEMQAQYSSQEETDVACSEPQHHERPPTKRRKVTTDVTVEDTKMLKAVTDMCRNKSQPVREDRYSAFATHITAKLREMENVGGKAFATDTAQELIQCLMDRWDLLYATNPQPQPSTSGRFQATIQRAGIQEDDTL; encoded by the exons atggcTGCAAAATTCAATTGGTGTGTACCGTCAACTAAAATATTAATAGAAATGTataaagctgatgaggcgctttacaacgtgaggcacccagagtacaaaaatagattaaggagattgGAGAGCTACAAAAATATTGCGGAGGTCATTAGCCGTGAGATACGGCCGGGTTGCTCGGCGgaagatataaaaaagaaaattaatggcctCCGCTCAAGCTACTCCCAAGAAAAAGCAAAA ATGCTTGAAAGCAAAAGTGGAGCCAGTGCACAGGctgtttatactccgcaagtgtACTGGTTCCACTTGCTGAAGTTTCTCGATAAGGCCACAGAGGCGGACGAAAGTGTGAGTAACGTAGAGGGGGAAAGTGGCAGTGAACTTGGAACACCCACGTTCGAAGAAATGTTTGAG CATGAAATGCAGGCTCAATATTCTTCTCAAGAAGAGACTGATGTAGCTTGCAGTGAGCCCCAGCATCATGAGCGGCCTCCCACAAAGAGAAGAAAAGTTACAACCGATGTTACTGTGGAGGACACCAAAATGTTGAAGGCTGTCACTGATATGTGCAGAAATAAGTCCCAGCCTGTCAGAGAAGACCGGTATAGTGCCTTTGCCACCCACATCACAGCTAAACTGCGAGAGATGGAAAATGTGGGTGGGAAAGCATTTGCAACAGACACTGCGCAAGAGTTAATTCAGTGTCTGATGGACAGGTGGGATTTGCTGTATGCGACAAATCCACAGCCACAACCGTCCACCTCTGGACGTTTCCAGGCTACCATCCAGAGAGCTGGCATACAAGAGGACGATACGctgtaa